In the Topomyia yanbarensis strain Yona2022 chromosome 3, ASM3024719v1, whole genome shotgun sequence genome, one interval contains:
- the LOC131692049 gene encoding deoxynucleoside triphosphate triphosphohydrolase SAMHD1: MDKISNIVDNQSTSSWTINDAIHGRVSYPAYVRQVVDTPEFQRLRNLKQLGSSSKVFPCVTHTRFEHCLGVCFLARKLLETLEKNSGVVISDIHRKCVTLAGLLHDVGHGPFSHMWEDFVHSGEDKDWTHEQSSCDMARQLFATNDIQLSQESYEHYYAEQLICALITGNQEALQTLLTPDTMFLSEIVHNKRYKIDVDKWDYLLRDAFYLNNVVRFDKDFVHLFDYARVIRDDSNVAHIAYRVSDYRCIVEMFEARAKLHIECYQHPTTLAVEKLMIDVLTQAEKCGFRLKGEKISQAHQSPPIYLYLDDSVVSLIESSDDTKLRDVQHLLARIRRRKMFTQIYVSSEPSDIDHLNKRFGGDLFFQVHKRVPYASEMAPRDVPLYDEQGYLIDNQTAVTSIMSTLSNQGYYEQYFVYCKATSKEIVNSAQEYLERLSATPVIKRKFT, from the exons ATGGATAAGATTTCCAACATTGTTGACAACCAATCGACGTCCAGCTGGACCATTAACGATGCTATCCACGGTCGAGTCAGCTATCCGGCATATGTACGGCAAGTTGTCGATACCCCTGAGTTCCAAAGACTCCGCAATCTGAAACAGTTGGGATCGAGCTCGAAAGTATTTCCTTGCGTTACTCACACCCGGTTCGAGCACTGTCTTGG GGTTTGCTTCTTAGCTAGAAAGTTGCTGGAAACTCTGGAGAAAAACTCAGGCGTGGTGATTAGTGACATTCATCGAAAGTGTGTTACG TTGGCCGGCTTACTGCACGATGTTGGACACGGGCCTTTTTCTCACATGTGGGAGGATTTTGTCCATAGTGGTGAAGATAAAGATTGGACG CATGAGCAATCGTCCTGTGACATGGCTCGTCAGCTGTTTGCAACCAACGACATTCAGCTGTCTCAGGAATCATACGAGCATTACTACGCGGAGCAGTTGATCTGTGCACTGATAACCGGTAATCAGGAAGCACTTCAAACACTGCTCACCCCGGACACCATGTTTCTGTCGGAAATTGTACACAACAAACGGTACAAAATCGACGTTGATAAGTGGGATTATTTACTGCGTGATGCCTTTTATTTGAACAATGTTGTCCGATTTGATAAAGATTTTGTCCATTTGTTCGATTATGCTCGAGTGATACGCGATGATAGTAACGTGGCTCACATTGCTTATCGGGTTAGCGATTATCGGTGTATAGTAGAAATGTTTGAGGCTCGAGCTAAACTGCACATTGAGTGCTATCAGCATCCCACTACACTTGCTGTGGAGAAACT AATGATTGATGTACTCACTCAGGCCGAAAAATGCGGATTCAGATTAAAAGG CGAAAAAATCTCTCAGGCTCACCAATCGCCACCCATCTATTTGTACCTGGACGACAGTGTCGTTAGTCTGATTGAAAGTAGCGACGATACAAAGCTACGAGACGTACAGCATTTGCTAGCCCGAATACGTCGGCGGAAAATGTTCACTCAAATTTACGTTTCAAGCGAACCAAGTGAT ATTGATCATCTCAACAAGCGTTTCGGAGGAGATTTGTTCTTCCAGGTGCACAAACGTGTTCCGTACGCTAGCGAGATGGCACCACGCGATGTACCGCTTTATGATGAGCAGGGCTACCTGATTGACAATCAAACTGCGGTCACTAGTATTAT GAGTACCCTAAGCAACCAGGGATACTACGAACAGTACTTCGTATACTGTAAAGCAACCTCGAAGGAAATTGTCAATAGCGCACAGGAGTATTTGGAGCGATTGTCTGCTACCCCGGTTATCAAGCGAAAATTTACGTGA